The following coding sequences lie in one Prionailurus viverrinus isolate Anna chromosome X, UM_Priviv_1.0, whole genome shotgun sequence genomic window:
- the LOC125157339 gene encoding LOW QUALITY PROTEIN: protein SDA1 homolog (The sequence of the model RefSeq protein was modified relative to this genomic sequence to represent the inferred CDS: inserted 3 bases in 2 codons; substituted 3 bases at 3 genomic stop codons), whose amino-acid sequence MSNRNNNKLPSNLPQLQNLIKRDPPAYIKEFLQQYNHYKSNVEIFKLQPNKPSKELAELVMFMAQIGHCYPEHLSKFPQDLKDLLSYNHTVLDPDLRMTFCKALILLRNKNLINPSSLLELFFELLRCHDKLLRKTLYTHIVTDIKNINAEHKNNKVNIVLQNLMYTMLRDSNATAAKISLDVMIELYRKNIWNDAQTVNMITACFSKVTKILVAALTFFLGKDEEEKQDSDSESEDEGPTARDLLVQYATGKKSSKNKKRLEKVMKVIKKQKKKKKPEMFNFSAIHLIHDPQDFAEKQLTQLESSKERFEVKMMLMNLISRLVGIHELFLFNFYPFVQRFLQPHQREVTKILLFAAQASHHLVPPEIIQSLLMTVANNFVTDKNSWEVMTVGINAIKXITARCPLAMKEELLQDLAQYKTHKDKNVMMSAKTLIQLFXTLNPQMLQKKFRGKPTEASIEARVQEYGELDAKDYIPGAEVLEVETEENAENDEDGWETTSLSEEADADGEWVDVHHSSDEEQQEISKKLNSMPMEERRAKATAISTSXILTQEDFQKIRMAQMWKEIDAAPGKTQKRKHIEIDSDEEPRGELLSLRDIERLHKQPKSDKETRLAMAMAGKTDRKEFVRKKTKMNPFSSSTNKEKKKQKNFMVTRYSHNVRSKNKRSFREKQLALXDAHLKXRKRMK is encoded by the exons ATGTCTAACAGAAACAATAACAAGCTGCCCAGCAACTTGCCGCAGTTACAGAATCTGATCAAGCGGGATCCGCCGGCCTACATCAAGGAGTTTCTACAGCAGTATAATCACTATAAATCCAATGTAGAGATTTTCAAATTACAACCAAATAAACCCAGCAAAGAACTGGCAGAGCTGGTGATGTTTATGGCACAGATTGGTCACTGCTATCCAGAACATTTAAGTAAATTTCCTCAAGATCTGAAAGATCTTCTTTCCTACAATCACACTGTCTTGGATCCAGATCTTCGAATGACATTTTGCAAAGCTTTGATCTTGCTGAGAAACAAGAATCTCATCAATCCATCAAGTTTGCTAGAACTCTTCTTTGAACTTCTGCGTTGCCATGATAAGCTTCTGCGAAAGACTTTATACACACATATTGTCACTGATATCAAGAATATAAATGCAGAACACAAGAACAATAAAGTGAACATAGTGTTGCAGAATTTAATGTATACCATGTTAAGAGATAGCAATGCAACTGCAGCCAAGATATCTTTGGATGTGATGATTGAACTCTACAGAAAAAACATCTGGAATGATGCCCAAACTGTCAATATGATAACCGCGTGTTTCTCTAAGGTCACTAAGATATTAGTTGCTGCTTTGACATTTTTCCTTGGGAAAGATGAAGAAGAGAAACAGGACAGTGACTCAGAGTCTGAGGATGAAGGACCAACAGCAAGAGACCTGCTAGTGCAATATGCCACAGGGAAAAAAAGttccaaaaacaagaaaaggttgGAAAAGGTTATGAAAGttatcaagaaacaaaaaaagaagaaaaaaccagAGATGTTTAACTTTTCAGCTATTCATTTGATTCATGATCCCCAAGATTTTGCGGAAAAACAACTAACACAGCTAGAGAGCTCTAAGGAGAGGTTTGAGGTGAAAATGATGCTCATGAACCTCATCTCCAGATTGGTGGGAATTCACGAGCTTTTTCTCTTCAACTTCTATCCCTTTGTGCAAAGATTTCTGCAGCCCCACCAAAGAGAGGTAACAAAGATTCTTCTGTTTGCTGCCCAAGCATCTCATCACTTAGTACCCCCAGAGATCATTCAGTCATTGCTCATGACTGTGGCCAACAATTTTGTCACCGACAAGAACTCTTGGGAGGTCATGACAGTAGGAATCAATGCTATAAA GATAACAGCTCGATGTCCTCTAGCCATGAAAGAAGAACTTCTCCAAGACCTGGCTCAGTATAAAACACACAAAGATAAGAATGTGATGATGTCTGCTAAAACTTTGATTCAGCTCTTCTGAACACTGAATCCTCAGATGTTGCAAAAGAAATTCCGGGGTAAGCCTACAGAGGCCTCCATAGAAGCAAGAGTGCAAGAATATGGAGAATTAGATGCTAAAGATTACATTCCAGGAGCAGAAGTTCTAGAAGTTGAAACAGAAGAGAATGCTGAAAACGATGAAGATGGGTGGGAGACCACCAGTCTCAGTGAGGAGGCAGATGCCGATGGTGAGTGGGTTGATGTGCACCACTCTTCTGATGAAGAACAGCAAGAAATCTCCAAGAAGCTCAACAGCATGCCcatggaggagaggagagccaAAGCCACGGCCATTAGCACTAGCTGAATTTTAACTCAGGAAGACTTCCAGAAAATCCGCATGGCCCAAATGTGGAAAGAAATTGACGCTGCACCAGGGAAGACCCAAAAGAGGAAACACATTGAAATAGATAGTGATGAGGAGCCCAGGGGTGAGTTACTTTCTCTTCGGGACATTGAACGCCTTCATAAACAACCAAAGTCTGACAAGGAGACAAGACTAGCAATGGCAATGGCTGGAAAGACAGACCGAAAAGAATTtgtgaggaagaaaaccaaaatgaaccCATTTTCTAGTTCcacaaataaagagaagaaaaaacagaagaactTCATGGTGACGCGGTATAGCCATAATGTCCGGTCAAAGAACAAGCGTTCCTTCCGAGAAAAGCAGCTGGCAC CAGATGCACatttgaaatagagaaaaagaatgaagtaa